From a region of the Candidatus Gracilibacteria bacterium genome:
- a CDS encoding type II/IV secretion system protein yields the protein MPDIDKRDEIKEMPIKNNIGDVVAYVNNIFKEAVSFDASDIHIEPQEKFLLIRFRQDGDFHLIDKIGRDNISAIVTRLKVLSKIKIDENKKPQDGKIVYSPEDNTKKNIDIRLSTLPTNYGEKVVMRILKQDENLTNIEALGLIDVNLEKVREALKSKYGIMLVAGPTGSGKSTTLFGILKNFNPLEYNISTLEDPIEYDIEYVNQSQVHPGINYTFASGLRSLVRQDPDIIMVGEIRDKETATLAVEAALTGHLVLSTIHTNSATGTIQRMINMGVEPFLLASAMKMVISQRLAKRLCVHCKAEIKLTDLKRKKIKEFLIDIMEESEIDQIKFYHGAGCEKCHDSGYKGRLGIHEVLIVEDYLEPLILAQDSANNMAKEAVKHGMITIVQDAILKAALGETTIEEAFKLV from the coding sequence ATGCCAGATATAGATAAACGTGACGAGATAAAAGAGATGCCAATAAAGAATAATATTGGAGATGTTGTTGCATATGTAAATAACATTTTTAAAGAGGCAGTTTCTTTTGATGCTTCTGATATACATATAGAACCACAAGAAAAATTTCTTCTCATACGGTTTAGACAAGATGGTGACTTTCATTTAATTGATAAGATAGGGAGAGACAATATATCAGCTATAGTCACGAGACTAAAAGTACTCTCAAAGATTAAGATTGATGAAAATAAAAAACCTCAGGATGGAAAGATAGTGTATAGTCCTGAAGATAATACAAAGAAAAATATCGATATTCGTCTCTCAACTCTGCCAACAAACTATTGAGAAAAAGTGGTTATGCGTATCTTGAAACAAGATGAGAACCTTACAAATATTGAAGCGCTGTGACTCATAGACGTCAATCTAGAAAAAGTACGAGAAGCACTCAAAAGTAAGTACGGTATTATGCTGGTAGCCTGACCGACTGGTTCTGGTAAATCTACTACCCTCTTTGGTATTTTAAAAAACTTTAATCCCCTTGAATATAATATCTCAACTCTCGAAGATCCTATCGAGTATGACATCGAGTATGTCAATCAATCTCAAGTTCATCCAGGTATCAATTATACCTTTGCATCTGGTCTAAGAAGTCTTGTTCGTCAGGATCCTGATATCATTATGGTCGGGGAAATACGTGATAAGGAGACTGCAACATTGGCAGTAGAAGCAGCACTTACCTGACATTTGGTGTTATCTACGATACATACGAACTCTGCAACTGGTACGATTCAACGTATGATTAACATGTGAGTTGAGCCATTTCTCCTCGCAAGTGCCATGAAAATGGTAATATCTCAAAGACTTGCGAAGAGACTGTGTGTCCATTGTAAAGCAGAAATCAAACTTACAGATCTCAAGAGAAAAAAAATAAAAGAGTTTCTTATAGATATTATGGAAGAAAGTGAGATTGATCAAATAAAATTTTATCATGGTGCTTGATGTGAAAAATGTCACGATTCATGATATAAATGAAGGCTTGGTATACATGAAGTTCTGATTGTTGAAGATTATTTGGAACCACTTATATTGGCTCAAGATAGTGCAAACAATATGGCCAAAGAGGCTGTGAAGCATGGTATGATAACTATAGTACAAGATGCGATTCTCAAAGCTGCTCTTTGAGAAACGACCATTGAAGAAGCCTTTAAACTCGTATAA
- a CDS encoding prepilin-type N-terminal cleavage/methylation domain-containing protein, whose translation MKKNDSGFTLVEIIVAATILVILTTIGFYSYTNNLADARDGKRKSDAATIGSQLNLYKRQRGAFPAPGNSFQIVNHGFLVANQGFLNNDVSLSTAESLSLDPDLDIPYVYSVTRSKQEYQIAMSLENNDSPLALVQGNYKSVSKNILPTIVLALSGQGAVEINASETATNGNINRTLFVYDQGFHNLPYGFENATPQSDGTPFSTALLDVQSTYWQNIDYRSCGEIFTAAKGISPSGTTDEYQILNSSGTLTNTGCLAP comes from the coding sequence ATGAAAAAAAACGACTCTTGATTTACATTGGTAGAAATAATTGTAGCAGCAACCATACTTGTAATACTCACTACGATATGATTTTATAGTTATACCAATAATCTTGCTGATGCTCGAGATTGAAAAAGAAAAAGTGACGCAGCAACTATAGGATCCCAACTAAATCTCTATAAAAGACAAAGATGAGCATTTCCTGCTCCTGGAAATAGTTTTCAAATAGTAAACCATTGATTTTTAGTCGCAAATCAATGATTTTTGAATAATGATGTTAGTTTATCGACTGCTGAGAGTCTTTCCCTTGATCCAGATTTAGATATACCTTATGTGTATTCTGTTACAAGGTCCAAACAAGAATACCAAATCGCAATGAGCTTAGAAAACAATGATTCCCCTCTAGCTTTAGTGCAATGAAATTATAAAAGCGTCTCTAAAAACATACTCCCTACCATTGTATTAGCTCTCAGTGGTCAATGAGCTGTAGAAATAAATGCAAGTGAAACAGCTACGAACGGAAATATAAATCGTACCCTATTTGTGTATGATCAGGGATTTCATAACCTCCCTTATGGTTTTGAGAATGCTACTCCTCAAAGTGATGGCACTCCCTTTAGTACTGCTCTCTTAGATGTACAATCAACTTACTGGCAAAATATTGATTATAGAAGTTGCTGAGAAATATTCACTGCTGCAAAATGAATTAGTCCAAGTGGTACAACAGATGAGTATCAGATTCTCAATTCGTCAGGTACCCTTACAAATACTTGATGTTTAGCACCTTAA
- a CDS encoding SpoIIE family protein phosphatase, whose translation MFGRKRKEINTENIHTFTEAVKAIKSYIYLKEWDLAESAIQDIKQKEQAAFSELEYKIKNDYRELQKQRRIFEKNMLTITALEKKYEVDKIKYDRRIVAERFKIRFKKIKQEVRKLTTSKNNNEALNLLNHFLEDNKDNSEVITYYAKEKKNILKSIQKNQSLDKKRISDNAELEAIRLAGLTLKDKNEQAQERKRLKEEKKQNGFIPQLIEKLKFHKRMKEKYDRKKLLDEVKILIEEESKAKLEIAEKKLENIHKGLIKEVEKKNMLGFDIFGKILGSDKISGDSIGFTETKNKYSFYIGDATGHGVRAGLIVSLLSKAFQEEAPKDDIVNLTYIVNNTLKENLQSKNFVTGIFFELDKKYKNAFNISGMGHEPLLIYRHKEKKIERVIAGGLAGGIRLIKKIEDIKPKTLELLDQDVVLTYSDGVLEAKDEDNKIYGIERLEKIFLQSSQATGDIREIYNDLIEDLKLYRGGSNFLDDTTILMFRRNSDKDLLNAGSDEIEKIKAKEGLSNKEVKRLEGKTKDQLEEELKEIKKDKQTLMIINTLKGLYYTGEFLKLKQEATRYIREGFIHKKINYYLKKAIDNEEEYKISQRNTKLENKYNVLLELFKKKDFNTVIQECNEIISKDGNI comes from the coding sequence ATGTTCTGAAGAAAAAGAAAAGAAATAAATACAGAAAATATCCACACTTTTACTGAAGCAGTAAAGGCTATTAAATCGTATATATACTTGAAAGAATGGGATTTAGCAGAAAGTGCGATTCAAGATATCAAGCAAAAAGAACAAGCAGCGTTTAGTGAACTTGAATATAAAATTAAAAACGACTATAGAGAGTTACAAAAACAAAGAAGAATATTTGAAAAAAATATGCTCACTATCACTGCTTTAGAAAAAAAATATGAAGTAGATAAAATTAAGTACGATAGAAGAATAGTAGCAGAAAGATTTAAAATCAGGTTTAAAAAGATTAAACAAGAAGTAAGAAAACTTACAACTTCAAAAAATAATAATGAAGCACTCAATTTACTCAATCATTTTCTTGAAGATAATAAAGATAACTCTGAAGTAATTACTTATTATGCAAAAGAGAAAAAAAATATACTAAAAAGTATTCAAAAAAATCAAAGTCTTGATAAAAAACGAATCAGTGACAACGCTGAACTTGAAGCTATTCGATTAGCAGGTTTAACACTCAAGGATAAAAATGAACAAGCTCAAGAAAGAAAAAGACTCAAGGAAGAGAAAAAACAAAATTGATTTATTCCTCAACTTATTGAAAAACTAAAATTTCATAAGAGGATGAAAGAAAAGTATGATAGAAAAAAACTTTTGGATGAAGTTAAGATTCTCATCGAAGAAGAATCAAAAGCTAAACTAGAAATTGCTGAGAAAAAGCTAGAAAATATACACAAAGGACTCATCAAAGAAGTAGAGAAGAAAAATATGCTCTGATTTGATATTTTTGGAAAGATTCTTTGATCCGATAAGATATCTGGTGATAGTATTTGATTCACAGAAACAAAAAATAAATATAGCTTCTATATTTGAGATGCAACTGGTCACTGAGTCAGAGCAGGTCTTATTGTGTCACTCCTCTCAAAAGCCTTTCAAGAAGAGGCTCCAAAAGACGATATTGTTAATCTCACATATATAGTGAACAATACCCTCAAGGAAAATCTCCAAAGTAAAAACTTTGTAACATGAATATTTTTTGAACTAGATAAAAAATATAAAAATGCGTTTAATATATCTGGAATGTGACATGAGCCTCTTCTTATATATAGACATAAAGAAAAAAAGATAGAAAGAGTTATAGCATGAGGACTTGCTTGAGGAATTCGTTTAATCAAGAAAATAGAAGACATCAAGCCAAAAACTCTTGAATTACTAGACCAAGATGTGGTTCTTACCTATAGTGATGGTGTACTTGAAGCAAAAGATGAAGATAATAAAATATATGGAATTGAAAGGCTTGAAAAAATATTTCTTCAGTCATCACAAGCAACCTGAGACATCAGAGAAATCTATAATGATCTGATAGAAGATTTAAAACTTTACAGAGGATGAAGTAATTTCTTAGATGATACTACTATTCTCATGTTCAGAAGAAATTCTGACAAGGATCTTCTCAATGCGTGATCTGATGAAATAGAAAAGATTAAAGCAAAAGAATGACTGAGCAATAAAGAAGTAAAACGTTTAGAATGAAAAACAAAAGATCAACTTGAAGAAGAACTTAAAGAGATAAAAAAAGATAAACAAACTCTGATGATTATTAATACACTGAAATGATTGTATTATACTGGCGAATTTTTAAAATTAAAACAAGAAGCTACAAGATATATCCGAGAATGATTCATTCATAAAAAAATAAATTATTATCTTAAGAAAGCTATAGACAACGAAGAGGAATATAAAATAAGTCAGAGAAATACGAAACTGGAAAATAAATATAATGTCTTACTTGAACTCTTTAAAAAGAAAGACTTCAATACAGTTATACAAGAGTGCAACGAGATTATATCAAAGGATTGAAACATATAA
- a CDS encoding type II secretion system F family protein, translated as MGILQRKFYDKGGNFDNAKIIALLKKAQKQQLKTEFGVKKKAKKEIVLFAHAGQKDVWQFINKFSIFINSGIDVKGALGILLKQSKNPLIKRIVEEMRNNIDHGVAIHETMLQYPKVFDSLTTALIEVGEKTGQLGKILQELDMNLLESIELKGKVKGAMVYPMVLMVLTLCMVVFMMVFIVPRITAAFAKAGAELPGLTQFIVAVSNFFISSWWKLIIGIVLFVITMKVFKLTYTGQLVFAKIAFHAPIFGLVVRQSNIIYFIKSFTILLDAGVLLLESIKTSSKVVPNMLYKREIIRIKNEVEVGLTMSKSLGLNLDYDTNVYLNKLFSEEFAYVVSTGEETGTLSVSLKKIGTNYNNELKRYIGNMSSMMEPIVIVIVGALVGTIIIGIMMPFFSMGEVAKNL; from the coding sequence ATGGGTATCTTACAAAGAAAATTTTACGATAAAGGCTGAAATTTTGATAATGCAAAAATTATCGCTCTTTTAAAGAAAGCTCAAAAACAACAACTTAAAACGGAGTTTGGAGTTAAGAAAAAAGCAAAAAAAGAGATAGTTTTATTTGCTCATGCTGGTCAAAAAGATGTATGGCAATTTATTAATAAGTTTTCAATCTTTATTAATTCTGGTATTGATGTAAAATGAGCCCTTTGAATCCTTTTAAAACAATCAAAAAATCCACTCATAAAAAGAATCGTTGAAGAAATGAGAAATAATATCGATCACTGAGTCGCAATTCATGAAACAATGCTTCAGTATCCTAAAGTATTTGATTCACTGACCACTGCCCTGATTGAAGTTGGAGAAAAAACTGGTCAATTAGGGAAAATTCTGCAAGAGTTAGATATGAACTTACTTGAAAGTATAGAGCTCAAATGAAAGGTTAAGGGAGCCATGGTATATCCTATGGTTCTAATGGTGCTGACTCTGTGTATGGTGGTATTTATGATGGTATTTATCGTACCTCGTATTACTGCAGCCTTTGCAAAAGCTGGAGCTGAACTTCCAGGTTTGACACAATTTATAGTTGCCGTTTCAAACTTCTTTATTAGTAGTTGGTGGAAACTTATAATTGGAATTGTGTTGTTTGTTATAACAATGAAAGTATTTAAACTTACCTATACAGGCCAACTCGTATTTGCTAAAATAGCCTTTCATGCACCTATATTTGGACTCGTGGTTCGCCAATCAAATATCATATATTTCATAAAGTCGTTTACTATTCTCCTCGACGCTTGAGTGCTCTTACTTGAATCAATAAAAACATCGAGTAAGGTTGTTCCAAATATGCTCTATAAACGTGAAATTATTCGTATAAAGAACGAGGTTGAGGTTGGACTGACTATGTCAAAATCACTGGGGCTTAACCTGGATTATGATACAAATGTATATCTTAACAAACTTTTTTCTGAAGAATTTGCTTACGTAGTAAGTACCGGGGAGGAAACAGGGACACTTTCCGTCTCACTCAAAAAGATAGGAACCAATTATAACAACGAGCTCAAGAGATATATTTGAAATATGTCATCTATGATGGAGCCGATTGTTATCGTAATTGTTGGTGCACTCGTTGGTACAATTATTATCGGTATAATGATGCCATTCTTCTCGATGGGTGAAGTTGCAAAAAACTTGTAA